Below is a genomic region from Miscanthus floridulus cultivar M001 chromosome 1, ASM1932011v1, whole genome shotgun sequence.
GAAACGGAGCCCTGCAAAAAATTTCTTCATTCAGTCACCCATCTCGCGCGTTAGATCTCTGAGTTGTCACTGTGTAAACATAGATATCGACAGGAAACCGCACGATAACCGATGGCCGAGATCGACACTACGCCACTAGAATCCGTGAAGGCAGCAGTGGATCTCTTCGACCGGGGAAGCGAACAGAGCAGGCTTAGTCCACACGGGAATGTGCGTCACTAGCTGTAATTGCACTCGCTATTTCCATTTCGCTTCGTTCTAACGCTGACATAAATCAATCACAcacatgcttgttggtactaaAACGCCTATGCAGGAGGAAGATCAGATTGCCATCTTAACCAAGGAGCTCGCGACCTGCAAGCTGCAGCTGGAATTGAGAGAGAACCAGCACAAGCAAGCCACGATGCAGGTCGAGGCTCTCCAGAAGGCCGTGCAGGGGCTCTCGGAGCAGTACAAGAAAGACTGCATGGACGCGCACCTCCGCATCGCCCAGCTGGAGGCGGAGAACATCAGCATCATGAGCCGGCAGTCGGAGACGGACGGCGAGTGCGAGGCCCTGAGGGGCGAGCTGGCCGCCGTGAGGGCCGACCTCGACGCCGCCAGGGAGTCGGTCGCCTTCGTGCTGCGAGAGGTGGAGGCCATGGAGACGAGGGCCATCCTGGAGAGGGAGGGCACCAAGGACGCCCTGGCGCGGATACTGCAGCTCAACGAGACGGTCCTGTCGTCCGCCGTCGCGGCGATCAGGGCGGAGGAGGAGAGGTCCGTCTTCTTTCAGGAGTCCACGCTCCAGTTGCTTGACTCTGACAGGAATCTGGAGGTGATCAGGAGGCAGATTGAGATGATGGAGCGCATGGAGATGGAGCTGCTGGCGAAGACGGTGGAAGTCGAGTACCTGCGGGCGGAGCTGAAGCAGGCCAAGGAGATTTACGTGTCGCCACCACGAGATTCTGATGCAACGACGGTGCTCAGTGCTGCCGGTTGCAGCAACTTGGATGGTCATGATCAGGTTCAGGGACGTGAACAAACAGCAGTGGAAGATACTGAAGCGGAGCTGGAATTCACGTTTCAGCACTCACCAGGATTATCCTTTGTCTCTGATGAGATCTTCAGACAGGATTCTCATGCCGTTCCATCTGGTGGCAGCCAGATGGAATTTGGTATATCCGAGGATTTAGCTGAGAATCAGAATAAACAAGGAGCAGCAGTGATGGTTGGGGACACGACAGTGGCTGAAGGGAACTCCGATGCTCAAGAAACAAGATGCCTTGTTGCTAAAATCTCTGGAGAAGATAACTATGCCAATCAACCACGTGTCAAATTCAAATGTACCGAAGCTGACAGCAATCAGGAACCAGCTGAGCCGGATGGCGCACTTCCAGACTTTACGACGTGCCAAGCGAATGATGTCATTGTGCAAGATCACGTGGATACGAAGGCTGACGCCAGCTTTGTCCTCGAGAGTTCCAGGGACGATTTCCAGAGCGTGCACTCTGATGCCAAGGACGTCATCAGCATCGCCGAGGCTGACGACGTCGCGAGCGCAGCGAACCAAGAACCACGAGCAGAGCCGGCCGCAGCTCCGACCTCCACGCCGCGAGAAGGCAGCTCAGATACCTGCGCCTTCGCCACGGAGATCGTCTCCAAAGACGAGGACGAGTTCTACACGAAGGAGCTGGAGCCCGAGCCTGGGCAGGGGACCAGGCAGCTGGACGGGTACGTGCTCGTGTCGACGGGCGGCGACGCCGGCGCTGGCGCCGACGTCGCGGTCAAGGACAAGCAGCTGGACGAGGCGCGCACGGAGATCAGCGACCTGCGGTTCAGCCTGGAGGAGGCCGTACGGCGGGCGGAGCTGGCCGAGGAGGCCAAGGCGGCGCTGGAGCGGGAGCTGCGGGAGGAGATCAGGAGGAAGCACACCCCGTCGCGTCGGCGCGCGACGTCGGACTCGGAGGACGGCTGGcgcccggcggcggcgcgcgaggGGGCTCGTCCGACTACGCCCGCGCGGCCGCGGCCGACGTCGTCTAGTACGTCAGGGACGCCGTCCAGGGCACTGAGGAGTGCCCGGCCGGGAGGAGAGGACATGCCGCCGCCGCGCTGCTTGACGCTGGGAAAGGTGCTGAACATGAAGTACAAGTGAATGTTCCGTTTCAGTGTTGCCGCTGCAGAAAGCCTGGACTCGTATCGAAGGATTGAGGCCTGCATTAGTTTGAGGTTACGAATCAGTATTCGGTACTATAatatttttgtttgtatttgataattattgtctaatcatggtctaactagactcaaaagatttgtctcgtaatttacaatcaaactatgtaattagttatttttttatctacatttaatacttcatgcatgtgtccaaagatttgatatgatatagagagagtgaaaaaacttaagaTCTAAACTGATATCTTTGCTCAATATTAGAATTAAAAAGCCTATCGCCTTTCCAACAAGTGTAAGTGCTATATCTTCAAATGCTACGTACAAAGTAGTactgtattttttttttaaaggGAGCTACTTTATTTCTCAAATTATAAGGAGCGGGGCCTGTCTGGAACTAAATAATTGGCTATTAATCGAAGTGAGGTGAATGTATTACAGGATATTCAATCATTAATAGAGCGATCCAATTAATTAATTCACACTAATCTCACGCTGAGACAGTGTCCAATTTGCCATCATGGGCCGTTGGTGATGTTGCGTTAACTATATTTAAACCCTCATGGCTTCTTAAGGGGTTTTGGCTCTGCCTTCTCTATCGTTTCAGATGGAGCCCTACTTAATATTAGCTCCTAAAACAGTTTCGCCCTACTTAATAATACCTCTAAAACAGTTCCACGAGAGCGAGGGAAATCCGTTTTTTTATGCTAGAAGGATGAAACCACCTAAGTCTGTCTTCTTTGGCTTTTTTCTTAGGTGAAGCCGCTTGTAAAGAAGCTTTGATCGTGCAATGCCCAGCATGCGGGATTTTTTTTATTGTTGCAGTTTTGTTGttttttctctttattttttgtaataattaagtgTGTTCAGTTTGTCTTTTCTACACAAGGCATTGGTTCACTTTCTATGCAACGCCCTATGTGTCGCTCTGGTATTTTATTACGAGGGAAGCTATTTCCATTCGCGTGTCCTTAAATCCGCCttgatctgtttttttttctggaacagtgtttttctctcataaatttctccagatttatccagatttctctaaaatttcTCCAAACGAACGGAGCCATTAAAGGACTAGGACATCGTAGCAACGAGAAAACATATTCTTAACTTTAATTTGGGTCATTGGGCACAAAGAGAAAATGACCAGATGCCTCCCGCCGTGTGGTGGCGCGAGGGAAAAAAAAGGAGAGGCTGCGTAGCATAGCACAAGGGGCACACCTGAACGTTCAACCTGGTGTTGCTGGTGACCAAGAGTTTGATGGCAGGCACATGCTTGACAAGCGTGGGTGACGATCGGTATGGTGTAGGTGCAAATTTTCCCTTAGGGACATACGCCTCCATGTATATTACGGTTGGATGTATATGGAGCATTTGCCCCTAGGAAAAAAAAACATTACCACGAAGACACATGTGGTTGTCCTGCGTTGGAAGTGCATCCAGGAGTTCAAAGCCAGACACCAGACAACGCCGGCAGGGCGTAGGTACGTGCCAGGAGAGGGTCCCTATACCAACCTCACAAACCAGTAGTTCATCCAGTTGGCATTGACACGGGTGCCAACACCGGTGTATGTGTCTGACAGACACCAGGCCCATGTCATTAGCACCAACAAGGTAGCCGTACCGAGTAGCGTAGACGGGAGATAGGAAGGCGTGATGACCCTGGTCAAACAACAGGGCACATGTACAGGAGGattttttttaacatttttttaaactaattttaaatctaacactgtttttttctttctaaaaCTAACATTTTTGACAACACCTATTTCCCTAACGCGGCGAAACACCTGTGCCGCGCTATGCATGGTGGCGCAGCGAGGGGGATGACGTGGCGCtgaccggggcgctgaccggtgacgtggcaggttctgccgcgccatcgatcttgacgcggcagtgccgcgccatccCTCACGGCGCGGCAGTCCCAGGTAAATATCGTCCGCGAGCCGCCCTCCCTCTGTCTACCtgcccgccgccgcgccggccCGTCGGCCGCGGCCGCACGCCCGCTCGCCCGCCGGCAGCGTCCGCCCGCCCCGCTGGCCGCGCCACGTACGCCGACGCGCCACGCCGACTGCGCCATGAACGCCGGCGCGccacggcgacgacgacgccCAGAACCATACCGCGACTCTACATCCGACGACAGTGTGCCTGCATCCAGCAGGCGAAGGTCATCGTGGCCTTAGGTGCATCTTCAAGCGAGTAAGATTGATTAAAGTCCTAATTTTATTTTAGGCGTTCATGTAATTAGGTTAATTAAGATCTTGTCTACGTATAAGTTCTAACAATTGGTATCCGAGAAGCCGCTTAGCCTAATTcttgaaccctaagacctaattaGTGTTTGGTTAAGATCTAAATAGCCTCGGATTTGTCCGATTCAAAGTTCTTTAAGCCAAATCAGAATATAGGGTTTCGCTTAAGCACCGAGAAGGAGGGGAGTCGAATCAACTTCAACACTAAGCCCCAGCTTTTGCCCAAATCCGAACCCTAGGAATGCAAATTACCCAAATCCGGTAACAATCCCCAACCCTAAGATCAGTAAAACGCTTTTCACTTACCTTAAGAACTAAGATGGCGTTGTCAAGCTCCTTCACGAGTTCGTCGGTGGCCACAAAAGGGAGCCACACCGCCGCCCTGCTATGTGCACGCGTGGTCTTCGCCCCAAAGCGAGCAGATCACCTTGGGGCATTAAGaagccatgccgccgccgccctatTCTTTGGCGCCTGCTGCGCCCACACGCGCCCGCCACGCCCGCACGCACTGGCCACGCCACGAACGTCGGCGCGCCATGGCCACCGGCCACCCGCTGTGCCTGCATGCTGGCGTGCCACCCCCTTCGGCCACCCACCGCGCCCTCCGACCATGCACGACGGCTGCCTGCCACGCCACGGATGCCtgcaggcatagaagacgagggcagcaggtccACACATAGAAGTTGtttatttttctagtgaagttgtttactatgtctgttaatgttactttgaatatatacatgtgctttcatattatgttcctattgcataacatgtagttcaaattttgcaatgctacgtaatgttaatttgaatattgttaatttaaatactctaaccctttgtttatcaatttgtaacaggatggcccctctcacgcagcaccagttgtacccctttcttgaggtggagtacgacgacctgcaccaagcacacttcttgactgacaccgacgcagaggtgcccttgcctcctttgaggccctgcACGCACACTAGGAcgcatcagtgggacgagcgttacgcgccgtacataTGGTGAGCCGGCTTCcttgagcttgtccgtgttgtcaactacgatcttccaccccttgacccagcactacttgctgcagctgtagacaagtgcgagtgccttcattgtatgtaaatattcttataacaaatttgaggtaactaatagtcgttctattcttataataggtggaggcctgagacccacatgtttcacctaccttgcggcgagatgaccttgaccatgcaggacatgaaggctatctttggccttcggttggggggactttcaGTGATAGGTATAGTTGATAACGATCATTGGAGGGAGCtagtggctcagttcactggctttcttccaccggacgacgaggtttccaagaaaaataagtgagcaattcaagcatatttaatacttgcattgctttcctgcaaccatcgggtctcattttctttggtgaatttcaggaaaagttgTGTTTCGTTgtcgtggatcacagagcgctttgattacttggacccataggctgatgatgctcagatcgataggtttgctagagtgtggctctagcacttccttggtgctttcctattcccagacacctcgggcaacaccatcaactGGATCTTTCTTGACACACTACGTCAGCCATGGGATAACATAGCGGCATACAGCTGGGGCAACACAGTCCTAacatggacgtatcgatagctatgcattgcctgtcgtcgcacctcagggtatgcgaatcttgggggttgctcctacctactccaggtttggtgttgggaatgatggcccattgggaggccccttgttactgGTTTCCCTGTAAGTACTTTAGTTCACTATATTTtttgaggcagttacatatgatgaaattattaatggctaattcattatcgtgttcaatgcagcattggaaTGGGCGGGATACActgcctacagctctgtatatctagacacaagcagagttagttagagggaatgcgaggcacaagtatagggagtacacggacTATCTCAACATCCTGACACAGCACTAGGttatgctctctttactatcatacatgtgtcttatttgatgtacactatatcacaacctaactcaattatgaaatgttcaggtgcattggtgtccttgggatgctctggagctccaggactatctaGACAAGTATCActacaacgtccctcttattttcttccatatggtcgagattcacttatcCATCAAGGTTTGcaggcagtttggaagaatgataggctacccaccaccgctttactccaccaaccaagaattgtgcgggtgcgttatcgattaataataaagctacaatttagaggtgtgtatggtacaactaacaatcattttgttgtaggtatgactgtaggaagaggtacaagaccaaggattagcgcgtgacacacaacgtgTACATCCAGTTGTGGTAGACTAGGGACCGACAGTCGGTCGGTGCGGGTCCcccacatgaccagcacacctttgacgagtacctgtggtggcttcataggtctacgatgacacatatcaagcccccatacactaAGGAGGCGATTGATAAGGACGATGGGGAAGATGTGATCAAAGATGTGTatgacgttgccactagggacgacacacaactaTAGAGAGcctcgcttcaaagatacgtggtaagatacttgaatggtacaatttgttatccatttggtattaagtatgtgtactaaaattgTCCAACCATGTTTCTGTACCTAGGCGACACAATTATCAAgcctgtccaacgaagcagcattTTGGCTTTAGGAGTCTAGagggcgttctcgaggcttttgtggaggtaaacataaacttgtctgtttcgaaaatatttctttagtgcatatgcgtttgggaaatgcactaactttaacgtctattcatgcagaaggtgaagcggagctataggaagctagctcagacgttgagctgcatggacactccttgggtgtaACCCGATTACCCAGCGTGGTCAGGTGCCAtgtcttctggctctttgaggacaccagctgaCTCTTCTTAGCCGGTGATAGGTGCTGCTTCTgctgtgcgtacaccaccacattatagcgctaggaaggaccctgcaaacgaGGACGATGATGACAACGACGATGACCCCCTGGGCTTTCGCatacagcaccaccagtgggacccTTGGCAGCAGGACAAGAtcgacatgtctcagctaggtggtgccccgcttggtacccaaagaGTCTCACATGTAGTAACAAATGTAGTCTCTTTAAAtacataggctccatgaactaacgatcataacaATTATaataatcgtgcatatcatatacttgtaggGTACGAGTCGTACGCACCGGCAACGTGACCACACTGACATTGGCttcactcccaatgtgttgcctacaaattgGAAGAGATAGAAGCATccaagggatccttacactcctaggatttagttggttatgtcgaacgaatattgttgtCTGAAACTTacagacttagttggttatgtcgaacttatgtcgaaccaataaaaatattatgtggcaacttgtcaacttgcgcacggactccatttatttgcttcataatTGTTTCAATGCATCGCGGCaacacttgtagttgtttacagcaccgacagCACCCTGGTCATTGCAATTGAGGTTGACCGGCTTCTATGTGCGTCTAGGTCCTGCCACGCCGTGGGTCTTGGCGTGTCAGTGCTGTGCCGTGGGCCTTGGCACGTCAGTGccgcgccgtgggctatggcaTGGTAGAACCAGCCACGTCACTAGTCAGCGCCTCGGTCGTCGCCACGTTATCCCcctcgccgtgccaccatgcatggcgtggcacaagCGTTTCACCATGTCAGGGAAATAGCcatgaccaaaagtgttagttttagaaaaaaataaaatagtcttagatttaaaattagtttacaaaaagtgttaaaaataaaaaaaattctacaGGAGAAGTCCATTCCAAACACATAACACACGATTAATATTTGCTAATAGTAATAGAGCGATTCTTTATTGGATTCATAGGGTCTTGTTAGGCTTTTGCTACGGTCGCAGCCATTGAATCACTCCACAAGATTCAAGTTGGGTGTGTTGGCTAGTATGCCTGGAAGGCGTTTGAGTGGATTGCTACCATGGAGGCATTGCTGCAGAATCCAACTATCCCTACACTGCTACTACAGGTGTCTCCTGCGTCCCTTATCTCTCTATCTCCTTTGGAAAGCTACCTCCCTTATCTCTTGTAACTATAGTGTGTATAACTAAAGTGAATGAGAATCCATGTCCAGCTTGCTTGCCTTCGTCCAAGATAAAAACAACTAGAGTGAATGAGAATCCATGTCAAGCTTGCTTGCCTTCGCCCCTGCCTACCTAGCCTCAACATCATAGACATACTCCCTTCATCCCTAAAAGAATCGATATGGGAATtgtgctggtcaaactttctcaactttgattatgtttgtagaaaatacgtgcaatatttatatcttcaaataagtttattatgaaagtatattcaatgaTCTACCTAATGATATTAATCATGTACCATAtctattaatattttattaaatatatttggtcaaagttaaaaattaTTGACTTTTTGGGAAGCGAGAATGACTCTTTTTAGGTACAGAGGGAGTAGAGTTGATTCACGTCGACGAGGGTGCCCCACACCATCTATACTTTTAGCCGACAACCACCACATCATTGCCAACATGGTTGGTTAGATGTGATACTAAACAATGTCGAATGTGCAAGAGACCCAACTCAATCTATGCGAGAGGCCAAACATGATCACTCATGTTAAAGGCCAAGGGTCATGAGGTAAGTGCATTCTcgcatatatatgtgtgtgttgtgcTACCCAAAACGTGGACTATGCAAGCGGCCCAACACGATCACTCCTATTAAAGACCAAGAGTCATGAGGTAAGTGCATTCTTGCATACATATATGCAACCAAGTTAAGTTGTTAAGTTTTGTGTCTAGCAACATTGCCGAGTGTTGTGTATAATAACACATATTATCAGACACGCACAATATTATTATAATTTGCAATACAAACTTGAGTCTTCTTTTAAATTGTAGGGTCTTG
It encodes:
- the LOC136504423 gene encoding protein WEAK CHLOROPLAST MOVEMENT UNDER BLUE LIGHT-like 1, encoding MAEIDTTPLESVKAAVDLFDRGSEQSRLSPHGNEEDQIAILTKELATCKLQLELRENQHKQATMQVEALQKAVQGLSEQYKKDCMDAHLRIAQLEAENISIMSRQSETDGECEALRGELAAVRADLDAARESVAFVLREVEAMETRAILEREGTKDALARILQLNETVLSSAVAAIRAEEERSVFFQESTLQLLDSDRNLEVIRRQIEMMERMEMELLAKTVEVEYLRAELKQAKEIYVSPPRDSDATTVLSAAGCSNLDGHDQVQGREQTAVEDTEAELEFTFQHSPGLSFVSDEIFRQDSHAVPSGGSQMEFGISEDLAENQNKQGAAVMVGDTTVAEGNSDAQETRCLVAKISGEDNYANQPRVKFKCTEADSNQEPAEPDGALPDFTTCQANDVIVQDHVDTKADASFVLESSRDDFQSVHSDAKDVISIAEADDVASAANQEPRAEPAAAPTSTPREGSSDTCAFATEIVSKDEDEFYTKELEPEPGQGTRQLDGYVLVSTGGDAGAGADVAVKDKQLDEARTEISDLRFSLEEAVRRAELAEEAKAALERELREEIRRKHTPSRRRATSDSEDGWRPAAAREGARPTTPARPRPTSSSTSGTPSRALRSARPGGEDMPPPRCLTLGKVLNMKYK